Proteins co-encoded in one Cucurbita pepo subsp. pepo cultivar mu-cu-16 chromosome LG15, ASM280686v2, whole genome shotgun sequence genomic window:
- the LOC111776465 gene encoding uncharacterized protein LOC111776465 has product MEKLLSCGVSHLFVTLFLATAAGVMVMPAITDVTMAALCPGRDECSLAIYLSGFQQALTGLGAVVITPLVGNLSDMYGRKALLTLPMTVSIIPLAILAYSRERNFFYAYYVVRTLTAMVSEGTASCLALAYLADNTSPAKRASAFGLLTGVCSAAYVCGTLASRLLATDYIFPIAAISSMVAILYMRIFLEDRLPGGRDLVQPMLKEEVPELTDREDDGGEFPRPTSAFRKMPTLNDVIDLITSSTLLSQAAVVVFFTGLGEGGLQASILYYLKARFHFDKNQFADLMLVSGAAGAFSQLVLMPLLAPVLSEAKLLSIGLLVGCIGMIINSIAWAIWVPYAATIFSVFSVFVNPSLRSIVSKQVGQHEQGKVQGCLSGLSSLAQIAAPIIFSPLTALFLSDHPPFNYPGFSLLCIAITSMIALVLSFMMMASPSSSSQQASSSVRTEA; this is encoded by the exons atggagaaattgTTGAGTTGTGGGGTAAGTCATCTGTTTGTGACGCTGTTTCTGGCGACGGCGGCCGGAGTAATGGTGATGCCGGCGATCACCGACGTGACTATGGCGGCGCTCTGCCCCGGCCGCGATGAGTGCTCCCTCGCCATCTATCTCAGCGGCTTCCAACAGGCG TTAACGGGATTGGGAGCAGTAGTGATAACGCCACTAGTAGGGAATCTGTCTGACATGTACGGAAGGAAGGCGCTGCTAACGTTACCGATGACAGTCTCCATTATCCCACTCG CGATATTGGCGTACAGCAGGGAGAGGAACTTCTTCTATGCATATTACGTTGTGAGAACTCTCACGGCCATGGTCTCCGAGGGCACTGCCAGTTGCCTCGCTCTCGCTTATCTG GCAGACAACACTTCACCGGCAAAACGAGCGTCGGCATTTGGTTTGCTTACTGGAGTATGCTCTGCTGCTTATGTATGCGGAACTTTGGCATCTCGCTTACTCGCCACGGACTACATTTTTCCg ATTGCTGCAATTTCCTCTATGGTCGCAATTTTATACATGAGAATCTTTCTCGAGGATCGTTTGCCAGGTGGACGTGATTTAGTACAGCCAATGTTGAAGGAAGAAGTACCAGAATTGACCGACCGCGAAGACGATGGTGGTGAATTCCCGAGACCGACGTCGGCTTTCAGAAAGATGCCCACTCTGAATGATGTTATCGACTTAATCACGAGCAG TACGCTACTCTCACAAGCCGCAGTTGTTGTATTCTTCACCGGCCTCGGTGAGGGAGGATTGCAAGCCTCGATATTG TATTATTTGAAAGCTCGATTTCACTTCGATAAGAACCAGTTCGCAGATTTGATGCTAGTTTCTGGGGCTGCAGGAGCGTTTTCGCAG CTTGTTTTGATGCCCTTGCTGGCTCCTGTTCTATCAGAAGCCAAGTTACTTTCAATTGGGCTTTTGGTGGGCTGCATCGGT ATGATCATTAACAGCATTGCCTGGGCAATTTGG GTTCCTTATGCTGCAActatattttctgttttctctgttttcgTGAATCCAAGT CTACGCAGCATTGTATCAAAACAAGTCGGTCAACATGAGCAG GGGAAGGTTCAAGGATGCCTTTCAGGGTTAAGCTCTCTCGCCCAAATTGCAGCTCCCATCATTTTCAGTCCTCTCACAG CTTTATTCTTGTCTGACCATCCACCCTTCAATTACCCCGGCTTCAGCCTATTGTGTATTGCCATCACTTCC ATGATTGCTTTAGTTCTAAGTTTCATGATGATGGCGTCCCCAAGTAGTTCGAGTCAACAAGCCAGTAGCAGCGTCCGCACAGAAGCGTAG